Genomic DNA from Accipiter gentilis chromosome 9, bAccGen1.1, whole genome shotgun sequence:
GGAGGCGGCGGGCTTACACCCTCCTCCGAAGGTATGGGGGCGTGGTCAAGGGTGGGGATCGGGGCGGGGCTTAGGAATTGTGGGCGGGGTCGACAGGTGTGGGCGGGGTTGTGAGGCGCCGCGCTTCCGGGAAGGGCAggtggctgcgggggggggggggggagggggtgatCCCAGACCCGGGGGGGGTtattgggggggggctgggacagggggtccccttggtggggggggggggtcccttggTGGAGGGGAGTATCCCGAGGCCCTGGGGGGGTAAtaaagtggggtggggggtgtctcgggggggggggggggggcacagtaATGGGGGGACTGGTGTGAgcaaggggtttgggggggtccctggggtgtcACAGgtctgggacacacacacacacacacacactagggACAGGGTGGCTGTAGgggtgggacagggcagggtggacGTGGACGGGTGGGGGAGTGACAGCAAGGGTGGGGTGGTcatggggggggggaacgacagcGAGGATGGGGTGGccatgggggggggacacaagcgGGATGGGGTTGTCACAGTGTTGGGGTGACCGTAAGAAGAAGGGGGACACCAAGAATGGGGGACGCACGCAACATAGTTGGGACAAGGGTGGCCACAGGGATGGAGGGACAATTGGGTGGCCTTGGGGACAGAGGGAACCACCAAAACGGGCTAAAAAGCCCCAGGATTGAGCTTGTCCCCTTTGTCACAGGGACCCGTCGTCACCTCGCCGTCACCGTCACCCAGCAGGTACCGCCATCCGAACCCCAAAACCGCCCCCCAAAATGGGATTATTTTGCCCAATTTGAGCCTTTTTTTGCCCCATTTCGCTCTTGCGTTTGCCGCTGGTGAGCTGCAACACCCATGTGCCTTTTTTTAAGCCCCAAAAGGGGGAAATTGGGGTTTAAGGAGAAAATCTGGCGTCTGAATCTGCTCTGGGTGTGGGAAGTGGCTAAACCCGTGTGTATTTTGGGGGAAATTAGGCTGGGTTTGGTATCATCCGCCTCTTCCCTTTGGGTCATTACGCCCGTGCCAAGAATTGCGGCAGACTGACGCCAGGGCGCTGCCGCCACCCCCACCTTCGTTAGGGGGTAATTATGCAAACGAGCTGGGTTTGGACTAGCGCCTGGGTTGAGCTGGAGAAGTGGTACTGGGTTTAATTAAACGGTTCAATTAAACTGGATCCAATTCACTGGGTTCAATTGAACTGGGTTCAGTTCATCAGATTTAGTTAAACCGGGCTTGATTAAACGCGGTTCAGTGAATCAGGTTCGATTAAACCAGGTTCATTTAAACTGGGTTCAGGTCACTGGGTTCAGTTAAACTGGGCTTACTGCGTTCAATTAAACTGCGTTCAGTCAAACCGGGTTCAATTAAACTTGGTTTCGTTAAACTGGGTTCAGCTGAGCAAATTCAGTTCATTAGGTTCAATTAAACTGGGTTCAGTTCACCAGGTTTGATTAAACTGCGCTCGGTGAAACCAGGTTCAATTCACTGGGCTCAATTAAACTGGGCTCAGTTAAACTGGGTTCAATTAAACCAGGTTCAATTAATTCCGTTCAATTAAACTAGGTTCAGTTAATCTGGGTTCAGTTCACCAGGGTCTGGGGACGGTGGCACCGTGCCGTGGTGGTTTTGGCACGTCCCCAGTCGGTGCAACCCCATCtcgtgggtttggttttttgtttttttgccttCATCCTGGCAACATTTTCCAGCTCCCGGCACACCGGCATCCCCATGGATCTCCTTGCCGGCATCGGCTACGCCTGCGCCGGGCTCCTGGCGGTGCTGGCGGCGGTGCTGTTGGGGATGGCATATCGCTTGGGGCTCCTCTACCAGCTCTGGCATAAGGTAGGATGAAACGGGTGAGAACACCGCCGTTTTGCCAAAACCTGCCTATTTTTGAAGCGATCCCAGCCGGCGGCTCGGCAAAGGGATGGCGACACCGCGTACATCCTCCCGGCAATCTCCTCGCCGTGCAGGTAGACCCCCGAAGCCCCCGGCACGGTGGTGAGTTGGTGGCGGAGGTGCTGAAGGCACACGGCGTCCGTTTCCTCTTCGCTTTGGCTGGTGGCCACATCTCACCCATCTTGGTGGCCAGCGAGAAGGTGGGCATCCGTGTGGTGGACACCCGGCATGAGGCCACCGCCGTCTTCGCCGCCGATGCTGTCTCCAGGCTCTCTGGTGCGGATATGGACGGGGATCCCATGGCCAGCACCTTCTCCTTCTCCAACAGATGGAGGATTTTGGGGTGTCCCACCTTGGTGGGGTTCTGGTTGAGCGGAGAAGGGTTCAAAGACTTTGTGGGTGTCCAGGGTCCTTCCGTGGTGGGTTTTGTCCCCATTTATCTCTCCCGCCGGAGCTAATTTGGCAGCTCCAGTGAGGACACGATGAGGAGAAGGTGACCCCACGGCCAGCACCTTCTCCTTCTCCAACAGATGGAGGATTTTGGGGTGTCCCACCTTGGTGGGGTTCTGGTTGAGCGGAGAAGGGTTCAAAGACTTTGTGGGTGTCCAGGGTCCTTCCGTGGGTTTTGTCCCCATTCCTCTCCCCCGGAGCTAATTCAGCCGCTTGCGTGCCAACGAGATGAGCAACCAAACATGCCTGGAATCCCCAGCCAAAAATCGGGGTGCAGAGGGACCCACttccactccccccacccctatTTCCCCACAGGTCGCATAGGTGTCGCTGCCGTCACCGCCGGTCCCGGCGTCACCAACGCGGTGACGGCCATCAAGAACGCCCAGATGGCCGAGTCACCGTTGCTGCTCATCGGGGGAGCAGCCGCCTCGCTGCAGAAGGTGGGGGGGACAAAAGAAATTCCCTCTCGGAcccattttgggggggtgttCCCCCGTTTTTGGGGGTTCAAGGCTCATTTTTCTCGCAGGGTCGGGGAGCGCTGCAGGACATCGACCAGCTCTCGCTCTTCAAGACGCTCTGCAAGGCGTGCATCTCGGTGCGCGCCGTCCGAGACATCGTCCCCACCCTCCGCAAAGCCATCGCCACCGCGCAGTCGGGGACCCCCGGTAAAAAATTGGAGGGGGGTCCCCCCAAAAACACCCCCAGAACGCTTGGGCAATGGGTTTCTTTCCCCGCCACGGGTCACCCCGGGGTGGTTTActgtggtgttttggggtggtggtgttttggggtgccGCTGTTTGAATTGGGAGGGGGGCTTTAGCCCCCAAAAGCGGTTTTGGGGTGACATTGGGGGCACCGTCTGCACCCCAATTTTTTAGGACCCGTCTTCGTGGAGCTCCCCATTGACGTGCTCTACCCCTTCCACGTGGTCGAGAAGGAGATCGGTGGCACCAAGAACGCCCGGGGGCTGCAGGGAAAAGTGGTCCAGTGGTGAGTTGcgccccccacccagcaccctaGGGTGTTGCTGGCACCCCAAGGGGTCCCAGCACCCCAATATGCACCCCCCGGTAGGTACCTCCAAAACTACATCCGCAACCTCTTCGCGGGTGCCTGGGAGCCCCGGGACGTGTCCCCGTTGCCCGTGCAGGTGCCGCTGGCCACTGAGGAtgaggtgggttttgggggggattggGATGGGTTTGGGGGCTGGTTTGGGGTAAGGCAGAGCTGGGGTTTGGAGTGAAAACAGCTGGTTTTGGGGTTCAGCTGAGCCGGTTTGGGGGCTAAACTGGGCTGATTTTAGGGCTTAGTTGAGCCAGTTTTGGGGGATCAGCTGAGCTGATTTTGGGGCTTAGCTGAGCTTTTTTTTGGGGCTGACGAGCCAGTTTTGGGGCTCAGCAGAGCTGATTTTGGGATTTAGCTGAGCCGGTTTCAGGGCCCAGCTGAACTGGTTTTGGGGCTCAGCTAAGCCAGTTTTGGGGTTTGATAGGGCTGGATTTTGGGGCCAACCTTGCCAGGTTTTGGTGCCCAACTGAGCCAGTTTTGGTGCTTACTGAGCTGGTTTTTTGGTGCCCAAATAGGGCTGGTTTTGGGGCTGACCGAGCTGGTTTTTGGCACCCGACCGAAGCGTTTTTTTGGGGCTAATCGAGGTGGTTTTGGGTCGCACGCAGGTGCAGCGATGTGCGGAGCTGGTGAGCCGGGCCACGAAGCCGCTGGTGCTGGTGGGCAGCCAGGCCATGCTGCCGCCCACGCCGGCCGAGGAGCTGCGGTGAGATGTTTTGGGGACAGATGAACTGGTTTGGGGATGGATGAACTGGTCTGGGGATGGTGGAGCCAATTTGGGGGCTGCTGAGCTGGTTTGGGGATGGACAGACTGGTTTGGGGACAGTTGAGCTGGGTTTGGGGGCTGGTGAAATGATGTGGGGACAGCTGAACCAGTTTGGGGGATGGATGAGCCGGTTTGGGGGATGGGTGAACTGGTTTGGGGACAGTTGAGCCAGGTTTGGGAATGGTTCAGCCAATTTGGGGTCTGGTGAGATGATTTGGGGACAGAGGGCTGAGCAGGTTTGGGGACGGTTCAGCCAATTTGGGGTCTGGTGAGCCCGTGTGGGGACAGATGAGTGGGTTTGGGGTCAGATGAGCTGCTTTAGGGATCAATCGGCCAGTGTGGGCACACATGAGCCAGATTTGGGTCTGACTGAACGAGTTCCTGGGCTCAACTGAGCCAAGTTTTGGGGCCAAACCAAGCTGGTCTTGGGCCAAACTGAGCCAGTTTTGGGGCTCTGACTGAGGTGGTTTTGGGGCCAAACTGAGCCAGTTTTGGGGCTCTGACTGAGGTGGTTTTGGGGCCAAACTGAGCCAGTTTTGGGGCTCTGACTGAGGTGGTTTTGGGGCCAAACCGAGCCAGTTTGGGGCCCCAACTGAGCTGGTTTTTGTGCCAAACCCAGCCAGGTTGGGGCCCTGACCAAGCTGGGTTTAGGGCCAAATGGAGCCAGTTTGGAGCCCTGACTGAGTTGGTTTTGGGGCCAAACCAAGGCAGTATGGGTCTCCAACTAAGCTAGTTTGGGACCCTAACCAAGCTGGTTCTGGGGCCAAACCGAGCCATTTTGGAGCCCGACCGACCCGGTTTTGGTGCGTGCTGATGCCCACCTACCTGCAGCGCGGCGCTGGaggccctgggcatcccctgCTACCTTGGGGGAGCGGCACGGGGGCTTCTCCCCCctggcagccccctcctcctgcgCCAGAACCGCCGCGACGCTCTCCGCGATGCCGacctggtgctgctggcaggTACTGGGATGGGACACACGCGACACCCGctgcgtccccgtccccatcctgACACCCTGTGTGTGTCCCCAAGGCGCCGTCTGTGATTTTCGCCTCTCCTACGGGCGCCTTTTCAGTCGCCGCGCCGTCATCGTGGCCGTTAACCGGGACCGGGCGCAGCTCCTCCGTAATTCCGACGTCTTCTGGAAACCCCGGCTCGCCGTGCGAGGTGAGACCCTTaaccccagccctggctccccaACCCCTGCCTGAAATGGGTGGCGTGGGGTGCGATGAGTTGGGCGTTCTCGGCAGGAGACGCAGCCTCCTTCGTGGTGCGGTTGACGCGGAGCCTGCGG
This window encodes:
- the ILVBL gene encoding 2-hydroxyacyl-CoA lyase 2 produces the protein MDLLAGIGYACAGLLAVLAAVLLGMAYRLGLLYQLWHKVDPRSPRHGGELVAEVLKAHGVRFLFALAGGHISPILVASEKVGIRVVDTRHEATAVFAADAVSRLSGRIGVAAVTAGPGVTNAVTAIKNAQMAESPLLLIGGAAASLQKGRGALQDIDQLSLFKTLCKACISVRAVRDIVPTLRKAIATAQSGTPGPVFVELPIDVLYPFHVVEKEIGGTKNARGLQGKVVQWYLQNYIRNLFAGAWEPRDVSPLPVQVPLATEDEVQRCAELVSRATKPLVLVGSQAMLPPTPAEELRAALEALGIPCYLGGAARGLLPPGSPLLLRQNRRDALRDADLVLLAGAVCDFRLSYGRLFSRRAVIVAVNRDRAQLLRNSDVFWKPRLAVRGDAASFVVRLTRSLRGYACPGDWLEGLREADRKKEQANREKAATPTPQHLNPLDLLHRLDALLPPESLLVADGGDFVGTAAYIVRPRRPLAWLDPGAFGTLGVGGGFALGAKLCRPDAEVWVLYGDGSLGYSLMEFDTFVRHKTPVIALVGNDACWSQISREQVALLGSNVACGLEYLDYHAVAEALGGKGFVVGRQDREQLDAVLRAAQDACRQGYPVLINALIGKTNFRDGSISV